A stretch of DNA from Triticum dicoccoides isolate Atlit2015 ecotype Zavitan chromosome 2A, WEW_v2.0, whole genome shotgun sequence:
AACCCGGACCAGGAGGACTCCATCACTTGGCGGTGGACCCCCAATGGCATATACTCTGCTGCTTCGGCCTACGCGGCCCAGTTCTCTGGATCCTATCCCAGGTTCTCCCCGACCAAGATTTGGGAGGCACATGCTGAGCCAAAATGTAAGTTCTTTGCCTGGCTTGTGCTCCACGGGAAGATCCTCACGGCCGACATGCTAGCCGTTCGTGGCTGGCCGCACGACCCTTGTTGTTCCCTTTGCCTTCGAGCTCCGGAGACGGCCACTCATCTCTGCAAGGACTGCCCGTTTGCCGCCGCAGTTTGGTCTCACGTCCAGGTCTGGACGGGAGAGGACTCTGGGGCCACGCCCACGTTGCCCCCTTCGATGGGGATTTCGGACTGGTGGGATTCGCTCACCACCAATCTGCCCAAGAACGTCAAAAGAAGGCGGAGCGGCCGCTTCCTTTACACCATCTGGAACATTTGGAAGGAGCGAAACCGACACATCTTCAATGGAACTCGCCTCACGCACCTCGAGGTTGCAGCTATTGCCTTCGAAGACATCAAGCAAAGGTCCCGGGCCTTTGGCCGGGCACATGTGGCAACCGGTATTGGCTGACTACTGCCATCGTGGGTTTCTTTCTAGGGGTTTTTGTCCAGTTTCTCTTCCAAAAACCTGAACACTCTTGTACATAAAccttcttctccttcttatatgaaaaggcagtgctcctgccggttcctcaaaaaaaaaaatctaTGGTGCTGTTTTCTTTGGCTCCTCGCCCTCGTCGGCACATGCCCCAGCCCCAAACAACATGTAGTTTATGAACTTAACCTTCACCAAGAGGCAGGCGCCGGTCTGAGAACTGAGAATTATTTTTCGAATCAGAACTGAGATTTATATTACCATAGCGTTTGCTTTGATTTCAAACTGGAAATTAGCCAAGCGAACTCGTAAATAGATAAAGTTTCTCTCGGTTTTTTCATTTCATTCAATGAATTAATAAACACGCGCGCATGTAGGTATTTGTGGTCGCTGACAAAATTAAAGTACGTCAAAATCCCTCTCTGGCAGTTACACGGTCAGAAGTACAGCGGGTACTGGTGGGGGTAGTGGGAGCAGCTGGGCGGGTAGAAGAAGTACGGCGGCGGGTGCACGGGCTCTGGCTTCGGCtcatccttcttcttctcctccggcttcttcacttcctccaCCTTGACGATTTGGGCGTGGCCGAGCTTCTTGCGGAGGCAGCAGACAAGGCACACCGGGTCGACGCCATCGCCGACCACCTCCAGCTGGTCCCTGGCGTCTCCGGTTATCCCCATGGACGTCACCCCGGCTGCTTTGGCGGCCAGCGTCAGTGCTTTCGACCGGCTTTTGTCGCATGACATGCTCAACTGGATGACAATCTTTTGCTGCAACAACAAAGAGAAAAACGATGGATCAGTTGTATGCTCCATCTTCAGAGTACTGTATCGATGACTCAAAATTGAGCTGCTAAACGAAGCAACACGAGAAGTCAACAAAAACTAGCTAGGAGCAGAAACTGAGTAGGGTTCCTCACCTTCATTGCTGCCACTGGGTTGTTAGATGCCTAGCTGCCAAGGGGAGATGCTCGTGTTCGAGCGAGGCTAGATTGGTTTGAGTAGCTACTGATCAATCTTCGGCAGATGCAAGTGTCTAGCCTGTGATGATTTTGTGAAGGGGATAGCCGCCTGCCCGCCTTATATACACGCTCGCAGTGGGCGCGGGTGTGGGAGCGGAGAAGTAGAGCCATGTCAGTATCAGGAGCGATCCCAACACACGGTTGTAACGGTGACAGGCAGCAGTTGAGCTCTCTCAGTGAGTAAACAACTGCGCAACTGGGCAAGTAGTACTAGCCATCCATGTAAACGCGTCCTCATCATACACAAGCTCTCGGTTGAATATTCCTCATCGGCAGCCTACCCATGGAGAGACAGTAGAGAGTATCAACTTTTAGCAAGACCTCAATgatttatgtggtgccctatttccaTGACCAGGTGGTGTGAACGATATCAGCGACCCGGCCCGGTCTCGTCATGTAAAGCTCGTTCACAGGTTATACGTCGACATCTGACCTAATGAATCAGGTTAAACTAATTCCCGCAAAAATAAAAGTGGAACCAAAtcgaattaattaattattttgagCAGGTAACCTGGATCTGGATGCATGCATTGATAGATATAGTTGCGCTTTTGTACATTTCGTCGTAATTTATTCTTAGATTCTTTGTGTACACGTTCGATATCGCCGTGTGTGTTTAATTATATAGTATTGTGCTATTTTCAACCACTGAACCTTCGAAAGTAATCGTCGCGTTGTCAAAGCTGAAAGGGGACTTTTCATCGACTCCTGGGCGGGTATTTAGCCAGTAGTCAAACCTACGAAATAATCAATACATGATGACCATACAGAATTCGGCCGTAGCTAAGCTAGTCCACAGAGCTGATGAGTCCAAAGACATTGTACTAAGCTAGTACTTATTATTAAAATGAATAAGAAAGGATGTACCTATAACTAGTACCATGCAACAAGAGTCGTACGTACGTACCTACAGGGTCAGTTTAGCGATCGACATGACATAGACGTTGCCATTGACCTGCACAAATAGCCCCAGTAAACCCCATGTTACATATATTGAGCGTCCTGTTCTTGTTATGATGCGTCTCTCCTCCGTGACTTTGTTATGTTGTTACTACTATTATTTTTTTAAAGGATCAGATCTATTATAAAAATTTATCTGAAATAAAAAAGTGCaggtcaaacataataaaaattacaggaGATATATGGATTACTAAACGACCATTGTCGCCGTCAGAACAAGCCGTCAACGCGTCACTATCGCCGCTTCTATACTGGAGCCAACCTGACCATATCAATAACAGCAGGAAAGTCTTTAGATCGGCACAAGTGGACATCACATCGTTATTAGTACATTGGTTTGACTCAAGTGGTCATGAGATCGGCACATGCGCAAGCGCAAGGTCACATGTACGAACTTGCCGAAGAAAGAGGCGACCGAGAAACTGAAAAACGCGTTCGGTTTTTGCCTCGATTTCCAACTGAaacctttcatatttgctttcaaaaaaaaacctttcaTATTTCCTCCAACTAATTAATAAACTCACTAAacactaagagcaactccaacgcgacgACTCATTTCATTCGTTTTGGTCGGCGCGGGCAGAAAATTCGGTCCAACGCGTCGAcctaaacggacgcgcgtccgctttttGTCCATCTGCCGACTCATTTCCGGCCCATTTTTTAGTCGGATTTGCGTTGGCGCAGACAAGAGGCGGACGCGCGCGCTCCCGCCTATTCCCCATGGCGCACTGGTCGGAGGCAGTCTCCACCATTTCCGTCCACTNNNNNNNNNNNNNNNNNNNNNNNNNNNNNNNNNNNNNNNNNNNNNNNNNNNNNNNNNNNNNNNNNNNNNNNNNNNNNNNNNNNNNNNNNNNNNNNNNNNNNNNNNNNNNNNNNNNNNNNNNNNNNNNNNNNNNNNNNNNNNNNNNNNNNNNNNNNNNNNNNNNNNNNNNNNNNNNNNNNNNNNNNNNNNNNNNNNNNNNNNNNNNNNNNNNNNNNNNNNNNNNNNNNNNNNNNNNNNNNNNNNNNNNNNNNNNNNNNNNNNNNNNNNNNNNNNNNNNNNNNNNNNNNNNNNNNNNNNNNNNNNNNNNNNNNNNNNNNNNNNNNNNNNNNNNNNNNNNNNNNNNNNNNNNNNNNNNNNNNNNNNNNNNNNNNNNNNNNNNNNNNNNNNNNNNNNNNNNCAGCGCGCTCCCGTCACTCACCATGGACGCCGACCTCGATGCCGCCgtcggcctcgcctccctcgcttCGTCCGGCATCGCGTCCGCCCCCTCCGGCAAAGGAAAGCCTCGCACCCCCCGCAAGACCGCCGCAGCGCCCAAGCCGAAGAAGAAGCTGACGGCCGACGAGCAGGCAAGAGAGTCGGTGAAGAGAAAAGACCGGAGGCACGCGGCGGGCGCGAGGAAGAAAGCCATCGCGGcggccgccatcgccgtcgccgcgccgCAGGAGGCCACCAACTCCCGTGTCGCAACGGCAACGAAGGAGGCGATGTTGTACCTAGGGTTAAACCCTGGACAGCACAGCCTCGTCAACGCCGCCGTGGCCGCGGCCAACACCGGCTCATATGCGTTTCCTCGGATGGTGCTGCCAGAGTCGCCCCGCGCGTTGGCGACGCAGCCGACgcccggcttccacgtctacccgcaggcctcccgACTCTCCGGGAAGTGCTCGCCCTAGATGAGTGTGGTGGCGCCTTCCACTCCCGTGCACGCGCCCATCGACCTCAATGCCACATCGGTGGCATGTGGCTCATCATCCGGGGGCGAGGAAACGCGCGCGGCAGATGCCAACGGACGTGCTGCCGGGCGCACGCAACCTGTTCGACGGAATGCCGGCCTCCGGTGACAATGACTACATGCAGAGCGTCATCTTCGAGGGTGGTGCGGAGGCCactggctgctacctcttgagcactacgttggttttctcttgaagagaaaaggtgatgcagcaaagtagcataagtattttcctcggtttttgagaaccaaggtatcaatccagtaggagaccacgcgcgagccaCCTCAtacctacaaaaacaaataagaacctcgcaaccaacacaataaatgggttgtcaatcccttctcggccacttgcaagagtgagatctaatagagataataataataagataaatatttttggtatttttatgatatgggttgaaagtaaagattgcaaaataaaatagactggaaacttgtatgatagagaatagacccgggggcataggtttcactagtggcttctctcaagatagcataagtattacggtgggtgaacaaattactgttaaagaattgatagaaaaacgaataattatgagaatatctaggtatgatcatgtatataggcatcacgtccgtgacaagtagaccgactcctgcctgcatctactactattactccacacatcgactgctatccagcatgcatctagagtattaagttcataagaacggagtaacactttaagcaagatgacatgatgtagagggataaactcatgcaatatgatataaatcccatctttttatcctcgatggcaacaatacaatacgtgtcatttccctttctgtcactgggatcgagcactgcatgattgaacccaaagctaagcacttctcccattgcaagaaagatcgatctagtaggccaaaccaaactgataattcgatgagacttgcaaagataatcaatcatacataaaagaattcagagaatattcaaatattgttcatagatagtcttggtcataaacccacaattcatcggatctcgacaaacacaccgcaaaagaaagattatatcgaatagatctccaagagaatcgaggagaactttgtattgagatccaaagagagagaagaagacatctagctaataactatggacccaaaggtctgaggtaaactactcacacatcatcggaggggccatggagttgatgtagaggccttccgtgatcaatgccccctccggcggagctccggaaaaaggccccaagatgggatctctttggtacagaaggttgcggcggtggaattaggttttcatggtgctcctggatgtttgcagggtatatgaatatatataggagaaagaagtaggtcggtggagcaacgaggggcccacgaagatggagggcgcacctaggagtaggcgcgccccctgcctcgtggcctcgtcgattgtttcttgacgtccactccaagtcctctggatcacgtttgttccaaaaatcacgcttccgaaggtttcattttgtttggattccgtttgatattctttttcctgcgaaacactaaaataggcaaaaaaacagcaatttgggttgggcctgcggttaataggttagtcccaaaaataatataaaagtgtataaataagcccattaaacattcaaaacagaatatataatagcatggaacaatcaaaaattatagatacgttggagacgtatcactagcggTGTCGCCGGGGTTGgctacgatcctgacaaaacagaaAGCCAGGACGGCCGAGGACCATTCATGCCGTCCACCTTTGATCAAGATCAGGTCGCCTTCATGCATGATCGGGTCAGAGTGGACCTGGACGGCTTCCCGCTCGACCACGAGTTTCCAGGGGACTACGGTCTCGAGGAAGAGGATGAGTTGGACATTGAAAcggagcctttgttcgaggacgagctcgccaacgaAGCCGCTGGGGGGAAGCCAAAGCGCAAGAGCAGGCGAACGAAGGCATACAAGGCGGCCAAGGACAAACTTCTTTGTGAGTGTTGGAGGGACATTGGGCAAGACCCCAAGACTAGCGCCGAACAAAACGCATCAACCTTTTGGACTCGTGTCCATCGTGAGTTCCGTGAGCGTAAGAAGTTTCCACCATACTAAATGCAAAACACGCACGGATGGGTGTCCATTTCGAAGCGTTGGaaggtgatccaacaagagtgcaacaagttttgtgccactcttgagAGCATCAAGGCATGCCCCATGAGCAGCATCGGCATGCAAGCCATGGTATGCTAGCAAGCGACCCTCTTTGTGTCATTCCGTTTATGCTTGCATGTCCATTTCTATATCCATTTGCCAATATGCTTGCATGCAATTCATTTGTAAACATTTTAaattttggaggcattcaaggtccaacacgatggcaagtgcttcaacctcttcCATTATTGGAGGGTCATCAAAGACGAGGAtaagttcaaggcgcaatatgccgcTCTCAAGTCGAGTGGGGGCAGAAGGCCGTGGAGGAGAAATACGGCGAAAAGCCACGGGCGcaggggaagaccaactccaagaagaagggcaagcggGATGCGGCGTTGaacgccttgatcgcaagcgtggaggGCATGATGACCAAGAAGGATTCGAGGGAGGAGGAGCGTTggcgatacaaggaagaacaaatgaACGACTTCATGGAGATCAAAAGAAGGAGGCTTGACATGAAGGCGGAGAAGCAAACCAAGATGCTTGAGATGGAggtggagaagcaagccaagatgctagaggTCGAGTccgccaacgccaagaccaaggcgaaagaagtggctctcgtGAGCATGATGACAGGGtgaagatcatgaaggtggatctcaataCCGTGTCGCTAAGAAAGGGttcgtggttcgagaagatgcaggccaaCATGCTCAAGTTTGACGATGAATGATCTATGGCTATGAGTGTCACTCTTTTTTTATGTCGGCAAGTGTGCTGGCATGACCATGACCGTGATGGCGTAGTCGAACTCCCACATTTTTTTTGTGCTGACATGTGTGCCGGTCGCTGGCAAGTGTGCCAGCTGAACTGCGTGGTGTTTTTCTAAAGCTGGTATTGTATGCCGGCGCTGACATTGTGCCGGCATGAGGCGATGACATGGCTGCTGCCATGATGTATGACTGCGAGCCTTTTTTTAAATTTGCGTGCGGCATGAAATGGGCCGTGGTGATTGGGCGCACTGTCGATCCAAATTTTAAAAAGAGGTAAATACACTAGAAGTTAAAGAACTTGCACGCAACGTTCAGTTTAGTgcataaacttgtaaaatacgtgttTCTGGTCATCTAACTTGTCCTCTTGTTCATATACGGTGCTTTCTATGGTATCCGGTCGTATCCCTATGCATGCCACATggaggggcccactgtcagtggctgagaTGGTGGTAATCTGCATGCACTTTTTTAGATAGCATCCTATTTGAGACTCCTAAGATATATATCAAAGAGTAAAAGTACACATTCTAAACTATGTTTTCTCTTATCTAGATTATtaatttaaaattatttgaattcaGACAAAATTTCCGTTGATTTGTCCGAATTTTTTCATTACTAAAACCAAAGTTACTTGGACTACTATTATGAAAAAGTTCAGACCTCGGGCTCGAGGATGTACATTCATTCTACACTATATTTTCTTTTATCTAGATTTTAATttaatttttttcgaattcaaaCAAAAAATATTTGATTTGTCCAGAATAATTTATGTACATCCATTCTGCACTGTACGTTCTTTTATCTAAATTTTTAAATTTACATTTATTCGAATTCAAACGTAAATTGAGTTTATTTGTCCGAAAACATACGTACATTCACTGTGCACTATATTtccttttatataaatatttaaatttggaattatttgaaTTCAAACAATTTTTTTGTTGATTTGTCCAAAAGAATTTACGTATATTCATTCTACATTTTATTTCCTTTATCCAGATTTTATAAttttaaaaaatcaaattcaaccaaaATTTTCGTTGGTTTGTCCAAAAGAATTTGCATTCATTCATTCTGCACTATTTTTTGCGGGAATATATATTTAAAGTTAGGTACTATGTGCAAAAAAAGATCTATCTTTGCGTAAAAAAAATTAAACATAGCTCACTGCCATTGGAATACATAAATTTTATACTATACAATACATAACACTTTTATCATTTTTATCTCTATTTATCACTGATAAATTAAAATCAAATCTATCTTACATAGAAAAAACAATATACAAGATAAAATTTGTTTGTGTTACTAAGTGTCGGTGTGGCCTGATGGTTGGCACTTGTACATGATGCCATAGTATCAAACTGGGGCTTTTCCTTTTCAGAAAACCCTTTTGTCGTTTTAATTTCTATTTTTTATGCAGTACGTGTTAAATAGCTTTAACTGTGCATTTTAGCGGTCAACTGTTAGATTTTCTTTTTTGAGGAAGCGTCAACTGTTAATTGGTCTAGTCGCTCTCTATGCTAGGCGGATCGTGCTAGCTCATTGGTTTGAATCCCATCATGCGTTGCAGCTTCTTTCATTTTATTTGAGGATTGTTTGTGTAAAAATAAATAGAATGTATGGGTCCTTTCTTAAAAAAAACAGCCTCAGCCACTGACGGTGGCCCTGCCACATTGGCACTCGTAAGGATACGGTTGGAAGCACCGTATATGCACGAAATGACGAGTTAGATGTCCAAAaacacgtattttacaagtttatgcATTAAACTGAACATTGCGTGCAAGTTCTGTGACTTCTAATGTACTTACCTCTTTTAAAAAGAATAGACGATGAACAGGCGGTCAAGCCAAATGAACAAAAAACGAATAAATTCACCGTTCATTTGGGTCGGGTTTGAGTTGCTCTAATGGTTATGGGGTCAGCGCAAACAGAGCCAATTCGCTCCGCTGTTCAAGTCCCCGATGAAGCTATTATTCGGCTGGATTGCGGCAAAGATTTTCGTCTGCTAGCCGATGGATGATGCTTGGCGCTGGCTTCCCAGTAGAGGATTGGCCTTCGCTAGCGCCCATGTGTCCGTCAGGATTCGAAGTACTCCCACGGTCCCACAACTGCAAGCGATAAATGCTTTCTTTTTTTAGCGAACCGGTAAATGctactcccttcattccataatgtagtgcttcctctatcctcgTGCTTtaattttgaccgtaaatttaactatcaagaccgattgtggcaggagcaaaaattatatcagtgaattcgtatttaaaagaagttttcaattatataattttttctcccactGCAGTCGGTctcattggttaaatttatgatcaaagttaGACCTTGAGAAGTGCGGGTACAcaatattttgaaacggaggaagtagtagTTGGCACTTATATAGCGTGGGGCACACTAAAGTAAGAAGTAGACCGGCCCAGTAATAGGAAGTGTACTGTGGAGCTAAAATCCGGTTTTCTGAAGTTTCTAGAAGTTTCTATGagcgtttttttgtttttctttctattttttctcTTGGTTCTTTCTGTTTTTgtggtttttattttttttattttatttcctttcgCTTTTTTCATTTCAGAATTCATGATTTCTTTCAACTTCTTAAATATTTTTACAATTCTTATAAATTAGTGTACTAATTTTTAAAAATTAGGAATATTTATCAAATCTGTGAATTctcttcaaatttgtgaactttttttgaaatgcaCGGACTTTTATCAAATACGTGTTTATTTTTCTTagcggcatttttttatttttcaattcACAAAGTTTTTTAGAAGTGCACTAACTTTTttcaatccatgatttttttaatttgtgaactttTCCCAGATCTGCCGACATTTTCAAAATTATTAACTTTTAAATAtataaaattttcagaattttacaTTTTCATAATTTTCTCTGCTATTAAAATTTTACCATGTAATTTTTTAAATGCAGAAAAAATAAAATATGTTTTTTTACTTAACCGTGCAGTATTTTAAAATAAAACTGCTATGAGCGAGCAGTGACTAGCGCCAAGAACCAAGAAGACACAAAATTTAAAGGACTGCAGCCCACATGTGCACGAGCGCCAAACGCTTCAAACGCTGAATAGGTGCTCCCAGCATGTCTTCCGCGAGAGCTATATCTCGCTTAGTCCAAGACTAGCTTCTGCCTCGCTGTAGGATTT
This window harbors:
- the LOC119359604 gene encoding heavy metal-associated isoprenylated plant protein 16-like, which encodes MKQKIVIQLSMSCDKSRSKALTLAAKAAGVTSMGITGDARDQLEVVGDGVDPVCLVCCLRKKLGHAQIVKVEEVKKPEEKKKDEPKPEPVHPPPYFFYPPSCSHYPHQYPLYF